The following coding sequences lie in one Mesorhizobium sp. NZP2298 genomic window:
- a CDS encoding ATP-binding protein, with protein sequence MTGEATSTDMQGFRQGAAMAAVRVVRRLREAGDWQREMVGILETLCRAIECQRGILFRLRELPGQGFAQSVSAYWIDPDFGGELASPTVIMQSIVNSDPLLERVAEDERQGKIFAGHTRNLEGFLRTDFEKQSIKSFLSVSVFAHGHLWGTLAVNDCVGEREWTDEEEATLHIIALAIGDAIEHSPSDAHASEVIRRTMLQASLDAIIVIDEAGSIIEFNPAAEKMFGFRRSDILGKDLLDTVVPVYYRKGYSSGADYMSGRGAPMVGQRLETVTQNAAGEVFPIELTATEMRVADRRLIFGSIRDLRDRLRAEEEINRQREKLHQNEKMAAMGSLLAGVSHELNNPLAVVVAQSTLLHEFATDPQTKVRAEKVRAAAERCGRIVKSFLSMVRLHPAAQTETDLNQVIRAALEVTAYGARSSGIIIDTDFAPGPLLAMADADHVTQVAANFLINSQHALAGIAGDRLIKVRTFRTDRGNPGFSVEDNGPGIPEAIRNRIFESYFTTKPVGVGTGIGLSISKSIIERHNGNVWFEEVVPRGARFVVHLPAISTGIAAAGETQPRSSGLRHALIIDDEPDVAGSLSDILELMGIKSRIAPVWVSGTATLSGHMPPDIVFSDLRMPGTSGIAIYRELLAERPDLARRFVLVTGDLIGAKAEIEALPAQQRPQILEKPFSTLDVRSVLSTIAEQAAAKG encoded by the coding sequence ATGACGGGCGAAGCAACAAGCACGGATATGCAGGGATTCAGGCAGGGCGCGGCGATGGCGGCCGTGCGCGTCGTTCGTCGGCTACGCGAGGCCGGCGACTGGCAGCGCGAAATGGTCGGGATATTGGAAACGCTGTGCCGGGCCATCGAATGCCAGCGCGGCATCCTGTTCCGCTTGCGTGAGCTGCCTGGACAGGGTTTTGCCCAGTCGGTGTCCGCCTATTGGATCGACCCCGACTTCGGTGGAGAACTGGCCTCGCCGACCGTCATCATGCAGTCGATCGTCAACTCCGATCCGCTGTTGGAGCGGGTAGCCGAGGACGAACGGCAAGGCAAGATCTTCGCCGGGCACACGCGCAATCTCGAAGGCTTCCTGAGAACCGATTTCGAAAAGCAGAGCATCAAGTCGTTCCTGTCGGTGTCGGTCTTCGCGCATGGTCATCTGTGGGGCACGCTGGCCGTCAATGACTGCGTCGGCGAGCGCGAGTGGACCGATGAGGAAGAGGCGACGCTGCACATCATCGCGCTCGCCATCGGCGACGCCATCGAACACTCGCCCTCCGACGCCCATGCCAGCGAAGTCATCCGGCGAACCATGCTACAGGCCTCGCTCGACGCCATCATCGTCATCGACGAGGCCGGATCGATCATCGAATTCAATCCTGCCGCCGAAAAGATGTTCGGCTTCCGGCGCAGCGACATCCTCGGCAAGGACCTGCTCGACACCGTCGTGCCCGTATACTACCGCAAGGGCTATTCCTCGGGCGCCGATTACATGTCGGGCCGCGGCGCCCCCATGGTTGGCCAGCGGCTCGAGACCGTGACGCAGAATGCCGCGGGCGAGGTGTTTCCGATCGAACTGACGGCGACCGAGATGCGGGTGGCCGACCGCCGCCTGATCTTCGGCTCGATCCGCGATTTGCGCGACCGGCTACGCGCCGAGGAAGAGATCAACCGGCAGCGCGAGAAACTGCACCAGAACGAGAAGATGGCGGCGATGGGCTCGCTGCTCGCGGGTGTTTCGCACGAGCTGAACAACCCACTGGCCGTGGTGGTCGCGCAATCGACACTGCTGCATGAATTCGCCACCGATCCACAGACCAAGGTCCGTGCCGAGAAGGTCCGCGCCGCCGCCGAGCGCTGCGGCCGCATCGTCAAGAGCTTCCTCTCCATGGTGCGCCTGCATCCGGCGGCGCAGACCGAGACCGATCTCAACCAGGTGATCCGCGCCGCCCTGGAGGTGACAGCCTATGGCGCCCGCTCGAGCGGCATCATCATCGATACCGATTTCGCGCCCGGCCCGCTGCTGGCCATGGCGGACGCCGACCACGTGACGCAGGTGGCCGCCAACTTCTTGATCAACAGCCAGCATGCGCTTGCCGGCATTGCCGGCGACCGGCTGATCAAGGTGCGGACATTCCGTACCGATCGCGGCAATCCCGGCTTTTCGGTCGAGGACAACGGGCCCGGCATTCCCGAGGCGATCCGCAACCGCATCTTCGAATCCTATTTCACCACCAAGCCCGTCGGCGTGGGCACCGGCATTGGCCTGTCGATCTCGAAATCGATCATCGAACGGCACAATGGCAATGTCTGGTTCGAGGAAGTTGTGCCCAGAGGCGCGCGTTTCGTCGTCCATCTACCGGCCATCTCGACGGGCATCGCCGCCGCCGGCGAGACGCAGCCACGCTCGAGCGGCCTGCGCCATGCCTTGATCATCGACGACGAACCTGATGTCGCCGGCTCGCTGTCGGACATTCTCGAACTGATGGGCATCAAGTCGCGGATCGCGCCTGTCTGGGTATCGGGCACCGCCACCTTGAGCGGCCATATGCCGCCGGACATCGTCTTTTCGGACCTGCGCATGCCCGGCACATCAGGCATTGCGATCTACCGCGAACTGCTTGCCGAGAGGCCTGACCTCGCACGACGTTTCGTGCTGGTCACCGGCGATCTGATCGGCGCCAAGGCGGAAATCGAGGCCTTGCCGGCGCAGCAGCGGCCGCAGATCCTGGAAAAGCCGTTCAGCACGCTGGACGTGCGCAGCGTGCTTTCAACGATTGCCGAGCAGGCGGCGGCGAAAGGGTAA
- a CDS encoding response regulator yields the protein MFIPNLLSTESGSECIVRARIVIVEDEPDLRDAVAEYLGAAGYDVATAETAAAARSLIETQPFHLAILDIAMPGEDGLSLGRWLRSKMPIGIIYATAAGTALDRIVGLELGADDYIVKPYELREVLARVRSVLRRVPQPTELLDRKAKTDRRSVAFGPFQADLDGRLVTGANGAVIDMAKSEFDVLEVFLTRANRLLTRAAISEAIGFTEDPESSRAVDIRIMRLRKKIEMDPANPKFLRTVRGEGYIFSLPTGDGN from the coding sequence ATGTTTATACCCAATCTACTTTCCACTGAAAGTGGGAGCGAGTGCATCGTGCGGGCAAGAATTGTTATCGTCGAGGACGAGCCCGACCTGAGGGACGCGGTTGCCGAATATCTCGGCGCCGCCGGCTATGACGTGGCGACCGCGGAAACCGCGGCCGCCGCGCGCAGCCTGATCGAGACGCAACCCTTCCATCTGGCCATCCTCGACATCGCCATGCCGGGCGAGGATGGGCTGTCGCTTGGCCGCTGGCTGCGCTCGAAAATGCCGATCGGCATCATCTACGCGACCGCCGCCGGCACCGCGCTCGACCGCATCGTCGGGCTGGAACTCGGCGCCGACGACTACATCGTCAAGCCATACGAATTGCGCGAAGTGCTGGCGAGGGTCCGCAGCGTGCTGCGCCGCGTTCCGCAGCCGACCGAGCTGCTCGACAGGAAAGCGAAGACAGATCGCCGCTCGGTCGCCTTCGGCCCGTTCCAGGCCGATCTCGACGGCAGGCTGGTCACCGGTGCCAATGGCGCCGTGATCGACATGGCCAAGAGCGAATTCGACGTGCTGGAGGTCTTTCTGACCCGCGCCAACCGGCTGCTGACGCGCGCCGCGATCTCGGAGGCCATCGGCTTCACCGAGGATCCGGAATCGTCGCGCGCCGTCGACATCCGCATCATGCGCCTGAGGAAGAAGATCGAGATGGACCCGGCCAACCCGAAATTCCTGCGCACGGTGCGCGGCGAAGGCTATATCTTCTCGCTGCCGACCGGCGACGGCAACTGA